The sequence CATTCTTGGAGAATTGCTTCATTTAAGCTGCCCAACTACAACTCTGGAAAGGTACCAAGTTAATTTCTTAAAAATATTTACAGGTGCAAAATCTTAGTTATTATCTGATATACATGTACTTTTGTTATGCTGTAGCTAGAGGCACAATACTTCCATGATCATGCAACCGTCACAGCAGCTGTTGGCATGAACTAGTTTCCTGTAGTGCGAGCAAGTGAATGCTCCTGATCCAATTGTGAGTTCAGTTTGCCTTGAAAAATGTTCTAAACGAGATGATGTTTTACCAATCAAGATCGAAAATCCATTGGTTGTTCTGTATACTATGATTTCCTGACATtggtaatatttacaaaatatcgtAGATCAACACTTGCAGTGACTTTTACAAATTCTGGCAGGCAACCCATGATTTGCACGAGGCCATATATCTCTGTTAAGCAGCATTGGTAACAACTGATCCTAAGGAAGTTAAGCTTGGTGATAACTTAGAGGTAACATTTTATCGTGCATATGTCTTCAATTATATCTAAGCCAACACATCTTAAAGGCATCCGTTAAATGCATAAAAATATGCATTGTTTTGTAAGACAAAAAACATCGGTGGTAAAAAACACAGTATACAAAAAATTTATACACATCTGCCTGTTATCAGAGTGGTAATCGAAAATTGGAGTAATAGGGTGCAACAAAATCTCCAATCATAGCCTCCGAAATTACTCTCCACCAACCatgttcttttttgtttttttattgccAGACGAAAACGAAAAATTAATTGCACTTTCCTCTTTCTGACATCATAATTTGAGGGAGACGTCAGGAGATAATGCTACATTCACCGTGAGCTGTGCACCGGGATAATCCCGCGTGACTCAGTCACGGTGGGCCCCACCCAACCCTAACATTCCTGAAAATCCATCATCAAAAGCTTTCAAGAGATGCTCTAGCTAACTATATCTTATGTGTAAGAAGGTAAGGCCATCTGTAACTGAAGTTCTAAATCTGTCAAGAGGTGCTCCAGCTAACAACAGTTTCCCTGTCCAAATCCACATAGTTTTCTGTCAATGCGAGACGATATGATTTTCTCCTTAAGATCCGATTGAGGACTTCCAGTCattgcaatatatcaaaatcAGGACcagcttctaattctttcaatgcTTTTTCTTCAAATCCACACAGTTGGTCAATGATTTGGTCATTCATTTTGAATAAGAATATTTAAGATCACAGTACTTTTATATAGATAGATATATCTAAGATGCATAGAAAAAATACATCAGTAGAATTAATCAGACTCTTTGATGATCCCAACTATTTTTCTCTCTGTATGTAGAAatcttgaaataaaataaaagaagaaagatagagaaaatacaagaataaactAGTAGGACTAATCCAACTGAGATTGATTCTTATAAATTAACAAAGCACTAATCAGATTCAAAACCTTTTGATTTAGATAAACTAACAACATTTGTAGATGAAGTAGATTTAAACCAAAACAATTtgtaataataattttaagatCTCATAAAGATCAGAGCATACATTTCAAAAGAATTTCTTTATGGATTGAAATTTCAAAGTTCACAAATACTACTAAAATCTGAAGATCATCAAATTCAGATCTACATCTCAAATAGAAAACTCGGTCAAACAATGTCAAAGAAAGTTCAGGTCATGGGATGGGGGACTCATATGCTACAACAACAATGTAGTTGGGTTTGACCTTCATTATACACAGTAAGAAAAACACAACAACTAGCTAACATATAGTCTTTTGGGGGAAAGCCCATGGAAATTCACCACATATGTTTAAACTCGTTTAGGTGTTCAAGCACAATGTAGTGAactattttatgtaattttcttctattttattttatagtACATGTACTTTTTCTTCTATTCAATAAAACGAGTTCAAATATGCAAATAATTCCCAATAAGAGTCGTCAACATACAATGATACACCTATGACGACTCTCGTGTATATTTTAGATGTTCGATTTGGGTCGATAAAAAATCCAAATATTAACGACAAATACTGAATATTGTAGAGATAGTATCACAGTCGTTTCGTTAGAAAACGTAGAACATAACGGCTCGGTATTCAAAAAAGGGTTGTTAGTTTATTAACCATTTACCTAAATGACTCCATTAACATTTATTGCAGAATTTCAACTCAACCAATGTGGTTGAGTTCAACAatggaaaaaaattcaaaaagttgGCAGCTGGGTCGTTCAATTCTATAAATATAAACCCATATCTCACATCTTCCTCACCCAAACCATAATTGTCAACCTTCTCTTCCCCTTCCCATTTATTTATCATCCAAGAGGTAAAAGAAGAGGAAACACCATGACTACTCCCTACACTTTCGAATAGAATGGCGTCATTGTGAGAGCTTGGTTGACACTCAAATACCATTTTGAAGATCAAGGAAAAGACATTGATCAAACATCCGATGCTTGGTGGAACCgtgtattcatcgtttttgtggcctTAGACGGAAATTGTAACTCAGGGTCTTTGAAACACGTCAAGGAACAGTTCGAGGAGATATTCATAGAATGTGAAGCTTTCAAAGGAAGAATTGAAATTCGTAAGGGAAGCCTTACCCAATGTGTTGGGTGCTATAAGAGTAAGTATATAAACAAGAGGTAAAATTGATCCCAAGTTTTGGATGATACTAATTGAGTATATCATTTTTGTTTTGCGTTTTCAGTTGAGGAAGGCGTATGCCCAATATGAGATTCTTCGTGGGAAAGAGTTTGAGTTCGACGAAAGCTACcgtatcttggaaggcactaccTATAATTACAGCCTTTACGGTTAAGTGTATAAGTACACCATTATTATTTATTGTATTTCACTTCCTTCCATATAACACTATGAAAGATGTATGTcttttacgattcaatgaaatgattATATGAAatcagaaattatgaaaaacagTAATAGCGACTCTCATGAATCTTGTTAGAGTCGTCATTGTATGTGAATACCAAAATGACGACCCTGAGAGTTATATTTTCAGAGAGTATTTAGTTTTAGAGTCGTTAATGTCTAATCAAAATATATTAATGACTCTAGGTGACCTAGCTAGCTGGAGTCATCAATGttatcacacttggttgacgatttttcataacctggaaaagttgccgGTTTGAGTCGTCAATATTTGTGTCTAGTCATTGACGACTTTTCTGAGTCGTTAATTTGTTAACCCTTCGACAATAACGACTCTTACACTGAGCTGTTCCATAGTGTCTatgattcgaccacttggagcaacaaacatataatttgaagagtataggaagtttacctgattgttttgatcttcgggttcttcattttgaggattggttccaTCATTTTGATTAACATGATCCTCAATTGCACCATTATTTAaggcttcctctattaacatctcttcatcatACATccaatccatatgattagttgagATAAtatcaccatcaacacaatcatgtatGGTGTATACGAACCTTCACCAACATAATTTCCTTCACTAATATCGCTCACCAATAACCCTAAGTATTCCCCAAAAagctcaccttcttcttcttcttcttcttcttccccacaacacaaaaacacatttttttttcttcttccaattttCATTCTTAAAACTGACTTCGACCTAACcacactaattaacttaacttaactaattattaacactaatcatttagggTAATTTAGCCATTAAAAAAATggggataaggggtaacccccaATTAGATTTTGATGACCTTTTTTTTATCGTGTAATGTGAGGCCCTAACTGTTTTTTGGGCCCCCAATTAAACGGTGTATATAAACCCATAAGAAACTTTATTGGCTGGTAACCCTAACCTTTAGGCGCCGCATTATCTCTCTTTTAATCTTTTCTCTTCATTCCCTAAATTCCCAATCTCATTTCCGAATTCCAATCTAAATAGGTAACTTCTTCATTTCCTAATTCTCAATCTCATTTCCTAATTCCCAATCTCATTTCCTAATTCCAATCTAAATAGGTTCCTTCTTCATTTCCTAATTCTCAATCTCATTTCCGAATTCCTATCTAAATAGGTAACTTCTTCATTTCCTAATTCTCAATCTCATTTCCTAATTCCAATCTGAATAGGTTTCTCCGCTCTGATATAATAAGGCTTAACGATATCCGCCGCTGCAGTTTTTATTCTTTTCTCCTCTCATTACCGCAACCAACCATGGATCAGAAAAGAAGAGCAGATCACCATCAGATCAATCCTTCTTCTGGTTCTGATCACTCATTTGTGGTCAAAAGAGAACGAGGTTACAAGACTGTAAAGGAGTTTCTTGAGAAACTTCACACTTTTGTGTTAAAGAACAATGACTACTTTTGTGATTTCATCGGACAAGGAGGTATTCGATTCAATGAGAGTAAACTGGGTGGATTGAAATTTCTCTTTGACACTAAAAATGAAAGAGTCCAAGGACTATCGAAGAGTTACTCAGCCTTCTTAAAGAGGTTACGAGCATACGTAAGTTTATAGATCTACTAAAGTTTTGCtactttgtttatttatttcgGTTGAAATGTTTTGTTTGTTGGTATTATTGATGTGTATCTTGTTTGATGAATGCTAATTAAACTCATATCTAAATTAGGGTATTCTTATCATGTCTGATGAATTTTGTTTGTAAATTAGGGTTAAATTATCATGTCTGATGAAATTTGTATGTAAATTATGGTATTCTCTGATCAAACTTGTATGGAACTTGAGTTTCGATTTTGATGGTTTGTTCCTAGTATCAATTTGCaggtatattagtttttgatgaaTGCTAGATACACACAATTATCATCATATCTATGTTTAATAATTTCCTTTTTCAATATGCAGAATATGCTGGAGAAGCAGGGTGACAAGTGGACTTTCAGGAATACCCATTTCAAGCAAGTAAACTCAAACCTTGAAGCAATGTTGAAAGAGAAAATATGCCATGATGataatggtggtgatgatgatgatgcagacCTACTACCACTAGCCCCAAAAACATCTAACAGggtagcagcagcaacaccatctATTAgggtagcagcagcagcaccatctATTAGGGTAGCAGCAACAACGCCATCTGCAGCTATCAATCTTGCACGCCAACTCCAACTGAAGATGGAGAGTACAGAAAGACATTTGTCCAAGTCTAGACAGGAGCAGACTCTGGCGGCTGAGGACTTTAAAAGCTCCAAGGACCTTTTGCTTCAGTTAGATAAGAAGATGCCAGCACAAGCAGGCTTGCCTAATGCAGTCATAGCGCAGGTTTGTGATATCTTTAGATGAGTGCAATTTTATAAGTGAAATGTACATGGTTTAACTATGGATGGTTTACTTGTAGTTAATTGAGAATATGCTGCATAGAGGAGTAAAAAGATGGGCACCCAAGGTCCCAGTCACTAAGGCAGtagttgatttttcttcttcaactattGGAATGCCAATGGATGTCCGCAATCTTAGGTCGGTATTCATCGGAGATACG comes from Papaver somniferum cultivar HN1 chromosome 7, ASM357369v1, whole genome shotgun sequence and encodes:
- the LOC113300283 gene encoding uncharacterized protein LOC113300283; translated protein: MDQKRRADHHQINPSSGSDHSFVVKRERGYKTVKEFLEKLHTFVLKNNDYFCDFIGQGGIRFNESKLGGLKFLFDTKNERVQGLSKSYSAFLKRLRAYNMLEKQGDKWTFRNTHFKQVNSNLEAMLKEKICHDDNGGDDDDADLLPLAPKTSNRVAAATPSIRVAAAAPSIRVAATTPSAAINLARQLQLKMESTERHLSKSRQEQTLAAEDFKSSKDLLLQLDKKMPAQAGLPNAVIAQLIENMLHRGVKRWAPKVPVTKAVVDFSSSTIGMPMDVRNLRSVFIGDTIARFLKFADVQVLPVSHVFDSGYQLGGWIESLIESFPDWEDSDVQAIVDHFRSSNFFETSFSKLVRDSSFRSKASKANHMLRVKIWKICCLVLSPYI